Proteins found in one Verrucomicrobiota bacterium genomic segment:
- a CDS encoding IS4 family transposase, with amino-acid sequence MNSGRYILSQVLDLVDRKTLSRLVERYDAESRVRHFGCRQQLICMAFAQLTWREGLRDIATCLNAKPEALYHLGFREPVAKSTLADANEQRDWRLWEDLAKKLMGQARTLYAGEDLGLELENTVYALDSTTIDLSLTLFPWADFRRTKAGIKMHTQVDLRGPIPTCICITNARQHDVRWLDELGLEPGAFYVIDRGYMDFKRLHGIACAGAFFVTRAKDNLRFSRQRSLPVDAPADVRSDQIGKPTLAKARTAFPALLRKVHYFDAETQRDLVFLTNHLEIPALTVALIYRLRWRIELFFRWIKGHLRIKHYYGTSPNAVKTQIWIAITVYLMVAIIHKQLSLPGTLHRTLQLLSVHPFEKAPLHELLTETEFNIPPAINSNQLLLLDL; translated from the coding sequence ATGAATTCCGGCCGCTACATTCTTTCTCAAGTTTTGGATTTGGTCGATCGCAAGACGCTTTCCCGTTTGGTGGAACGCTACGATGCCGAGTCGCGGGTCCGGCATTTCGGCTGTCGCCAGCAACTCATCTGCATGGCGTTTGCGCAACTGACTTGGCGCGAGGGACTGCGGGACATTGCCACCTGTTTGAATGCCAAGCCGGAGGCGCTTTACCACTTGGGCTTTCGCGAACCGGTGGCCAAATCGACTTTGGCAGATGCCAACGAGCAACGGGACTGGCGGCTGTGGGAGGACTTGGCGAAAAAACTCATGGGCCAAGCCAGAACTCTCTATGCCGGAGAAGACCTCGGTCTGGAGTTGGAAAATACGGTCTATGCGCTGGACTCCACGACCATCGATCTTTCGCTCACGCTTTTCCCTTGGGCCGACTTTCGCCGCACCAAAGCGGGAATCAAAATGCACACCCAAGTCGATTTGCGTGGCCCGATTCCCACCTGCATTTGCATCACCAACGCCCGCCAGCACGACGTTCGCTGGCTCGACGAACTCGGCTTGGAGCCTGGGGCCTTCTACGTGATCGATCGCGGCTACATGGATTTCAAACGCCTGCACGGGATTGCCTGTGCCGGAGCGTTCTTCGTCACGCGGGCCAAAGACAACCTGCGCTTCTCCCGCCAACGATCGCTGCCGGTAGATGCCCCGGCGGACGTTCGCAGCGACCAGATTGGAAAACCCACTTTGGCCAAAGCGCGAACTGCCTTCCCTGCACTGTTGCGGAAGGTGCATTACTTCGATGCCGAGACGCAACGGGATTTGGTCTTTCTGACCAACCATCTCGAAATCCCGGCACTGACGGTAGCCTTGATTTACCGGCTGCGGTGGCGCATCGAGTTGTTCTTCCGCTGGATCAAAGGTCACTTGCGAATCAAACATTACTACGGCACGAGCCCCAACGCGGTGAAGACACAAATCTGGATTGCCATCACCGTTTACCTGATGGTCGCCATCATCCACAAGCAGTTGAGCCTGCCCGGAACCTTGCACAGAACTTTGCAGCTTTTGAGCGTTCATCCTTTTGAAAAAGCACCTTTGCATGAGCTACTTACAGAAACAGAGTTCAATATCCCACCCGCCATTAACTCCAATCAATTACTGCTGTTGGACTTATAG
- the mnmA gene encoding tRNA 2-thiouridine(34) synthase MnmA: protein MSGGVDSSAAAALLVEQGYDVIGITLKLWPQDCISRAEDKCCGPQAVTDARSVSHKLNIPYYLIDEAEDFQKQVINYFAEEYKAGRTPNPCVMCNEKLKFGTLISRARQLGAEYVATGHFARIEFSPHPTSSHPLPVGRGEGRGEGRYLLKRGRDPRKDQSYFLFSLKQEQLARSLFPLGELTKSDTRHVAHEHHLKTADKEESMEICFVPDKDYGAFLQKSKLVEKHKGDIVDLHGRVLGWHDGIEFYTIGQRKGLGISSPKPLYVIELDATNNRVIVGDESALERDEFNVERCNWIPFDVPPATLEVTAKIRYNHPGTAATVATDGNGGARVKLHTAQRALTPGQACVFYQDDLVVGGGWITR, encoded by the coding sequence ATGAGCGGCGGTGTGGATTCCTCCGCGGCGGCGGCGCTGCTCGTCGAGCAAGGTTACGACGTGATCGGCATCACGCTGAAGTTGTGGCCACAGGATTGCATTTCGCGCGCGGAAGACAAGTGTTGCGGCCCGCAAGCCGTCACCGACGCCCGCAGCGTCTCGCACAAGCTCAACATCCCGTACTACCTCATCGATGAGGCGGAGGATTTTCAGAAGCAAGTCATCAATTACTTCGCCGAGGAATACAAGGCTGGCCGCACGCCTAATCCTTGCGTGATGTGCAACGAGAAACTGAAGTTCGGCACACTTATCAGTCGCGCCCGTCAACTGGGCGCCGAGTACGTGGCCACGGGACATTTTGCTCGCATTGAATTTTCCCCTCACCCGACCTCCAGCCACCCTCTCCCCGTCGGACGGGGAGAGGGACGGGGTGAGGGGCGATACTTGCTCAAGCGCGGACGCGATCCGCGCAAGGACCAGAGCTATTTTCTCTTTTCGTTGAAGCAGGAACAACTGGCGCGTTCGCTGTTTCCGCTGGGCGAGTTGACCAAGAGCGACACGCGCCACGTTGCGCATGAGCACCATCTCAAAACTGCCGACAAGGAAGAGAGCATGGAAATCTGTTTCGTGCCGGACAAGGATTACGGCGCGTTTTTGCAGAAGTCTAAACTGGTCGAGAAGCACAAGGGTGACATCGTGGACTTGCATGGTCGCGTGCTTGGTTGGCACGACGGCATCGAGTTCTACACGATCGGCCAACGCAAAGGACTCGGCATTTCCAGCCCGAAACCGCTTTACGTCATTGAACTCGACGCCACGAACAACCGTGTGATTGTGGGAGATGAATCCGCCCTCGAGCGTGATGAGTTCAATGTCGAGCGTTGCAACTGGATTCCTTTCGACGTGCCACCCGCAACGCTCGAAGTCACCGCCAAGATTCGCTACAACCATCCCGGCACGGCGGCCACCGTCGCGACGGATGGGAATGGTGGCGCACGAGTGAAGTTGCACACCGCCCAACGCGCCCTGACACCGGGACAGGCTTGTGTCTTTTATCAGGACGATTTGGTGGTGGGTGGGGGCTGGATTACCCGTTGA
- a CDS encoding DUF4339 domain-containing protein, translated as MTQIWNEEIERLKQDPDASVFLVSFASQNEAKSTIHKLSFARQITKDGKTGLALPGHINFKVGKSDDGSLWVLLAGRMSTEESLEAYQLFGLHGNEQMIVVPSQVENAITGTAATPTEPASAPQPVEVTPTPRLADVKAIPEPDKRLSAREPIVAEPTLEPAKLETTPIVATPTQTPVVVASPQSPVTETKAPVSTVAAPVQEPVKFTPATTSSVVKPAPTSTEIKPAPVVVSVAKEPAKVVSVHEPAKVVAVPEPARVSSVPQPVLAKPAQEPAVVKVTPAPTAIKAPPVVVKAAPEPVSVAPVQEPAKIVSAPAPAKVTPSLVTAGAQAPKEEKRIAPAVAQPTGDPSVTRIHLARQGKREGPYTLGHIKAQIAAGRYKDDDFWAWHEGLPEWIPLYKIPGVAQLSSAKS; from the coding sequence ATGACACAGATTTGGAATGAAGAGATAGAACGCCTCAAACAGGACCCGGACGCCTCGGTTTTCCTCGTGTCGTTCGCCTCTCAAAATGAAGCGAAATCCACAATCCACAAGTTATCGTTCGCGAGACAAATAACCAAGGACGGCAAGACCGGGCTGGCGTTGCCCGGACATATCAACTTCAAAGTGGGCAAGTCGGACGACGGATCGCTCTGGGTTTTGCTGGCTGGTCGCATGTCAACAGAAGAAAGTCTCGAGGCATATCAGCTCTTCGGCTTGCATGGGAACGAGCAAATGATCGTCGTCCCAAGCCAGGTCGAGAACGCGATCACCGGCACCGCAGCGACACCAACTGAACCGGCATCCGCGCCTCAGCCGGTCGAGGTCACGCCAACGCCACGTCTTGCCGATGTCAAAGCGATACCAGAACCTGATAAGAGATTATCAGCGCGAGAGCCCATCGTCGCCGAGCCGACGTTGGAACCAGCCAAACTCGAAACCACTCCCATCGTAGCCACTCCGACGCAAACGCCAGTTGTAGTCGCTTCACCACAATCGCCGGTCACGGAAACCAAAGCGCCAGTATCAACTGTCGCTGCTCCGGTGCAAGAGCCAGTCAAGTTCACACCGGCGACAACATCGTCCGTCGTCAAACCGGCACCGACCTCGACCGAGATCAAGCCTGCGCCAGTTGTCGTATCGGTCGCGAAAGAGCCTGCGAAGGTCGTTTCGGTTCATGAGCCGGCCAAAGTCGTGGCGGTGCCGGAACCCGCCAGGGTTTCCTCGGTGCCACAACCGGTCCTCGCCAAGCCAGCACAAGAACCTGCCGTCGTCAAAGTCACACCAGCTCCAACCGCGATCAAAGCTCCACCCGTCGTTGTTAAAGCAGCACCGGAGCCAGTCAGCGTTGCGCCTGTTCAAGAACCAGCGAAGATCGTATCGGCACCGGCACCAGCCAAGGTCACGCCATCGCTCGTAACTGCCGGCGCACAAGCTCCGAAAGAAGAGAAACGCATTGCTCCAGCAGTCGCGCAACCGACCGGCGACCCATCAGTAACGCGGATTCACTTGGCGCGCCAGGGGAAGCGGGAAGGGCCATATACACTTGGCCACATTAAAGCGCAGATCGCCGCCGGTCGCTATAAAGATGACGATTTCTGGGCCTGGCACGAGGGACTTCCAGAGTGGATTCCGCTCTACAAGATTCCCGGTGTTGCCCAGCTTTCCAGTGCAAAGTCGTGA
- a CDS encoding L-lactate permease: MTWAQNYDPLNNAALSTLLAALPVVVLLGSIAVLKIRIHFSALLGLAVALAVALFVYQMPVKAAAATTIFGAAYGLFPIGWIILNLIFLYQLTVNKGYFTILRSSLATRAPDPRIQVILIAFCFGAFFEGAAGFGTPVAVTAAILIQLGFKPLQASGLSLIANTAPVAFGALGTPILALSKVTGIDELTLSAMVGRQLPFFSLIVPFWVVWAMVGFRAMLEVWPAALTAGVAFAVPQFLVSNFHGPMLVDIVASISSIAAVSVLLRFWRPARIWKLSAVNNDSSTPAKHHPAEVTRAWLPWILLSLLVFIWGLPRVKQILNDLSAPKFQVAGLHNVVVRAPPVVTLPTQDKPTKPEEAVFTLNWLSATGSGIFAAAILAGFLMRFSVAEMLKVYWATLVRVRFSLITIAAMLALGYVTKYSGTDATLGLALAKTGVLYPFFGTLLGWLGVALTGSDTASNVLFGGLQKITAEQIGISPVLMAAANSSGGVMGKMVDAQSIVVASTATNWYGHEGSILRFVFFHSLALATLVGILVFLQAYVFPFTQMVGK, from the coding sequence ATGACCTGGGCGCAGAATTACGATCCGCTCAACAATGCCGCGCTTTCGACGTTGCTTGCGGCGCTGCCCGTGGTTGTGTTGCTCGGCTCCATCGCGGTGCTGAAGATTCGCATTCACTTCTCCGCCTTGCTCGGTCTGGCAGTCGCATTGGCCGTGGCGCTGTTTGTTTATCAAATGCCGGTCAAGGCGGCGGCGGCCACGACGATTTTCGGCGCGGCTTACGGGCTGTTTCCCATCGGCTGGATCATTCTAAACCTGATTTTTCTTTATCAACTGACGGTCAACAAAGGTTACTTCACCATTTTGCGGAGTAGTCTCGCAACGCGGGCGCCGGATCCGCGCATCCAGGTGATTTTGATCGCGTTTTGTTTCGGCGCGTTCTTTGAAGGCGCGGCGGGTTTCGGTACGCCCGTGGCGGTGACGGCAGCCATTCTGATTCAACTCGGTTTCAAACCGCTGCAAGCTTCCGGGCTGTCGCTCATCGCCAACACGGCGCCGGTCGCGTTCGGTGCGCTCGGCACACCGATCCTCGCTTTGAGCAAGGTGACGGGCATTGACGAACTGACGCTCTCGGCGATGGTGGGACGGCAGTTGCCGTTCTTCTCGCTCATCGTTCCGTTCTGGGTCGTCTGGGCGATGGTCGGTTTTCGCGCGATGCTGGAAGTGTGGCCGGCGGCGCTGACGGCGGGCGTGGCGTTTGCCGTCCCGCAATTTCTCGTCTCCAATTTTCATGGTCCGATGCTGGTGGACATCGTGGCGTCGATCTCCTCCATTGCTGCGGTGTCTGTGCTGCTCCGTTTCTGGCGACCCGCAAGAATCTGGAAATTGTCGGCGGTCAACAACGACTCCTCCACGCCGGCCAAGCATCACCCCGCTGAAGTAACGCGCGCCTGGCTGCCATGGATTCTATTGAGCTTGCTGGTTTTTATCTGGGGCTTGCCGCGGGTGAAGCAAATCCTCAACGACCTCTCCGCGCCAAAATTCCAAGTCGCAGGATTGCACAACGTCGTCGTTCGCGCGCCACCGGTGGTGACGCTGCCGACGCAGGACAAACCCACGAAACCAGAGGAGGCAGTCTTCACCCTCAACTGGCTTTCGGCAACCGGCAGCGGCATTTTTGCCGCCGCCATCCTCGCCGGTTTCCTCATGAGATTTTCCGTCGCGGAAATGCTCAAAGTTTATTGGGCAACTCTGGTGCGAGTTCGCTTCTCACTCATCACCATCGCCGCGATGCTGGCGCTCGGCTACGTGACAAAGTATTCAGGTACAGACGCCACGCTCGGATTGGCGTTGGCGAAGACTGGTGTGTTGTATCCGTTTTTCGGTACGTTGCTCGGCTGGTTGGGCGTGGCGTTGACCGGATCGGATACGGCATCGAACGTATTGTTCGGCGGCCTGCAAAAAATCACGGCGGAACAAATCGGCATCAGTCCCGTGTTGATGGCGGCGGCGAACAGTTCCGGCGGCGTGATGGGCAAGATGGTGGATGCTCAAAGCATCGTCGTGGCCAGCACCGCAACGAATTGGTACGGTCACGAAGGCAGCATTCTGCGCTTCGTATTCTTCCACAGCCTGGCGCTGGCGACACTGGTGGGCATTCTGGTCTTTCTTCAGGCTTACGTTTTTCCGTTTACGCAGATGGTCGGGAAGTGA
- a CDS encoding HEAT repeat domain-containing protein: MKSILPVAVLRIGVGLCLLLFASLGASNAATPTAQPPFELRDGDRVLFIGDTFFEREVDYGHIETRLTAAFPDRNITFRNLAWAADTPMGRSRASFDWNKPESEWLKRVKEQVALVKPTVAFLSYGMTAALELTETKPKDQAAKLEKFKRDLGKLMDAIEEVSGQKVRFILLGPTLRERHAGGAVSNLIFGKNISDKDEPIRATEAVLREFSLQRGATFVSLLKVYERVVEDDITPRAVDGFAPNERGNAWASLAIISQLSLEERLNKQEVTGMKLLSSASSDRDNKAGHKALLNAIRKKNELFFHRWRPENWTYLFGFRKHEQGQNAVEIPKFDPLIAEWEARIAKLRDLKHQDPATVKEVQELLADKPHEHRDPNFKEQPVPTFEVADGFEVSLWAESPMLYKPIQMNWDAKGRLWVASSRVYPQIRPGQNAEDAVIVLEDTNGDGKAETSTVFADGLLIPTSVVPDNQGGCYVGASHQLLHFADKNGDGKADEKQIVMSSFGTEDTHHNLHTLRWGYDGHLYMNQSIYTHTHIETPHGVARLNSAGIWRFNPETWRMEIFTKGGCNPWGHHWDQYGNDFFTDGAGGKGIYHAMEGATYFTYADMRREADSTTPGNWPKFASLELIHSPQFPDDWQGDAITCDFRAHRVVRFKLSEAGSTFAGKEMPDLLRSTNVTFRPIDLRMGPDGALYIADWSNPIIQHGEVDFRDPRRDHEHGRIWRVIAKSEIRNPKSETPTAAVRGLTKLSITDLLDRTLSKNGWEQEQARRVAALKLRSKAGEKSSKEIHDWATRQTDSRAILEALWLNESLGTFDDALLEKVVTSSDANFRAAGARYLANNASLPNSINRLAKLVRDDSPRVRVEALRALARIPTAQSAELALSVLDKPMDPTLDYALWLTINDLAEPWIAAIQSGAWQPDGREKQLEFGLKAIQPENASRVLGQILASRPLTRDGTGPWIEIIGAAGTPKELRQLFDQVLNADFGDAASVRALKSLAEASRLRKVKPTGSTTEVGKLQDNPSESVRLEALKLAGEWKELGRYFPKLGELAASPNSSPTMREAAFNTLRQIAGKGAVDTLVGLTAADKDAAIRRQAAAALAAVDLGQAVPRVVEIAKATTDEAGALELWRGVLAVKGAGQSLRDALLEKSLSAATAKAGMRAAREGGRNDVDLVVAFAKAGGLAADTTALTGEVIADLAAKAVASGDPVRGEFVFRRADLACMTCHSIGGAGGKVGPDMTSIGASAPVDYLVESLLLPSAKIKEGYAPVNIETKDAQSLTGTLARETPDEVVLRNTVNVEVSVAKKNIESRQNGAVSLMPSGLLDNLAEQDKLDLIAFLSRLGKPGEFDASKGGVARRWRIYTFTHTDQQNGLGNVIWDAPLGDKMWQPTFALANGKLTRRVLEEASKREFWIGVLNIYAATELQTAKAGPVKLNLDAAASEVWIDGKRVGGAGESVAALSAGTHRVLVQIDPKKIPDAIRLESPDATFLAN; encoded by the coding sequence ATGAAATCTATCTTGCCTGTTGCGGTCCTGCGAATCGGCGTCGGCCTTTGCCTGCTGCTGTTCGCTTCGCTTGGTGCGTCGAACGCCGCCACCCCAACTGCACAGCCGCCTTTTGAACTGCGGGATGGCGACCGCGTGTTGTTCATTGGCGACACGTTCTTCGAGCGCGAGGTGGATTACGGGCACATCGAGACGCGGCTCACGGCTGCGTTTCCCGACCGCAACATCACCTTCCGCAATCTCGCCTGGGCTGCCGATACGCCGATGGGCCGCTCGCGCGCGAGTTTCGATTGGAACAAGCCTGAGAGCGAATGGCTCAAGCGCGTGAAGGAACAAGTCGCGCTCGTTAAACCGACCGTGGCGTTCCTGAGCTACGGCATGACGGCGGCGCTCGAACTAACTGAAACCAAGCCGAAGGATCAAGCGGCGAAGTTGGAAAAGTTCAAGCGAGACCTCGGCAAGCTCATGGATGCCATCGAGGAAGTCAGCGGGCAGAAGGTGAGGTTTATATTGCTTGGACCGACCTTACGAGAACGTCACGCTGGTGGTGCGGTTTCCAATCTCATCTTCGGCAAAAACATTTCGGACAAGGACGAACCGATTCGTGCGACGGAAGCAGTCCTCCGGGAGTTTTCCCTTCAGCGCGGCGCGACGTTTGTTTCACTGCTCAAGGTCTATGAACGAGTTGTGGAGGATGACATCACGCCTCGTGCCGTGGATGGTTTCGCGCCAAACGAAAGAGGCAATGCTTGGGCGTCTCTTGCAATAATCAGTCAGCTCAGCCTAGAAGAACGGTTGAACAAACAGGAAGTTACTGGAATGAAACTACTCTCTAGCGCGTCCAGCGATCGCGACAACAAGGCTGGCCATAAGGCTCTCCTCAATGCCATCCGCAAGAAGAACGAACTTTTCTTCCACCGCTGGCGGCCGGAAAACTGGACCTACCTTTTTGGCTTCCGCAAACACGAGCAAGGTCAGAATGCCGTCGAGATTCCCAAGTTCGATCCGCTCATAGCGGAGTGGGAAGCGCGGATCGCTAAACTTCGCGACCTGAAACATCAAGACCCGGCGACGGTGAAGGAAGTGCAGGAGTTGCTCGCCGACAAACCGCATGAGCATCGCGATCCGAATTTCAAGGAACAACCCGTGCCGACGTTCGAGGTCGCCGACGGATTCGAGGTATCACTCTGGGCCGAAAGCCCGATGCTCTACAAACCCATCCAGATGAACTGGGACGCGAAGGGCCGGCTGTGGGTCGCGAGTTCGCGGGTCTATCCGCAGATTCGCCCCGGCCAGAATGCCGAGGACGCGGTGATTGTCCTCGAAGACACCAATGGCGACGGCAAGGCGGAGACTTCCACCGTTTTCGCCGACGGCCTGTTGATCCCGACCAGCGTGGTACCGGATAATCAGGGCGGTTGCTACGTCGGCGCGAGCCATCAGTTGCTGCACTTCGCCGACAAAAACGGCGACGGCAAGGCGGATGAGAAACAGATCGTGATGTCCAGCTTCGGCACCGAGGACACGCATCACAACTTGCACACGCTGCGCTGGGGTTACGACGGCCACCTCTACATGAACCAGTCCATCTACACGCACACGCACATTGAAACGCCGCACGGCGTCGCGCGCCTGAACAGCGCCGGCATCTGGCGTTTCAATCCTGAGACGTGGCGGATGGAGATTTTCACCAAGGGCGGCTGCAATCCGTGGGGCCATCACTGGGACCAATACGGCAACGACTTCTTCACCGACGGCGCCGGCGGCAAGGGCATCTATCACGCGATGGAGGGCGCGACCTATTTCACCTATGCCGACATGCGGCGCGAGGCGGACAGCACCACCCCTGGCAACTGGCCCAAGTTCGCCAGCCTGGAACTCATCCACTCGCCGCAGTTCCCAGACGACTGGCAGGGCGATGCGATCACGTGCGACTTCCGCGCGCACCGAGTCGTGCGCTTCAAGCTGAGCGAAGCCGGCTCGACCTTCGCCGGAAAGGAAATGCCCGACCTGCTCCGCTCCACCAACGTGACGTTTCGTCCAATTGATCTGCGCATGGGTCCAGACGGCGCGCTGTACATCGCCGACTGGTCCAACCCAATCATCCAGCACGGCGAGGTGGATTTCCGCGATCCCCGCCGCGACCACGAGCACGGCCGCATCTGGCGGGTGATCGCCAAATCCGAAATCCGAAACCCGAAATCCGAAACCCCGACAGCGGCTGTGCGGGGTCTCACCAAACTCTCAATTACCGACCTGTTGGATCGCACTTTGTCGAAGAACGGCTGGGAACAGGAACAAGCACGGCGGGTTGCCGCGTTGAAGCTGCGCTCCAAAGCCGGGGAGAAATCCTCCAAAGAGATTCACGATTGGGCCACCAGACAAACAGACAGCCGCGCAATTCTCGAAGCGCTCTGGTTGAACGAATCGCTCGGTACATTTGATGACGCGCTGTTGGAAAAAGTTGTGACTTCATCGGACGCCAACTTTCGCGCGGCGGGCGCCCGCTACCTTGCGAACAATGCCTCTCTACCTAATTCCATCAACCGGCTTGCGAAACTCGTGCGCGACGATTCGCCGCGCGTGCGGGTCGAAGCCCTGCGCGCCCTCGCAAGGATTCCGACCGCACAATCCGCCGAACTCGCCTTGAGCGTCCTCGACAAGCCAATGGACCCGACACTCGATTACGCGCTTTGGCTCACGATCAATGATCTCGCCGAGCCGTGGATTGCCGCCATCCAAAGTGGTGCGTGGCAACCCGACGGCCGCGAGAAGCAACTCGAGTTTGGCCTGAAAGCGATTCAGCCGGAAAACGCCAGCCGCGTCCTTGGTCAGATTCTCGCCTCGCGTCCGCTCACTCGCGACGGCACAGGGCCATGGATTGAAATCATCGGCGCCGCCGGGACGCCCAAGGAATTGCGCCAACTCTTCGATCAGGTTTTAAACGCCGACTTTGGTGACGCCGCATCCGTTCGCGCCCTCAAATCCCTCGCCGAGGCGTCGCGCCTTCGCAAGGTCAAGCCGACCGGCTCGACGACCGAAGTCGGCAAGTTGCAGGACAACCCATCCGAAAGCGTGCGGCTCGAAGCGCTGAAGCTGGCTGGCGAATGGAAAGAGTTGGGCCGGTATTTTCCAAAACTGGGCGAACTCGCCGCCTCGCCCAACTCCAGCCCCACGATGCGCGAGGCTGCGTTCAACACCCTTCGTCAGATCGCTGGCAAGGGCGCTGTCGATACTTTGGTTGGGTTGACGGCCGCTGACAAGGACGCGGCGATTCGCCGTCAAGCCGCCGCCGCGCTCGCCGCTGTTGATCTCGGCCAGGCGGTACCGCGCGTCGTCGAGATCGCCAAAGCGACGACCGACGAAGCCGGTGCGCTGGAGTTGTGGCGGGGCGTTCTCGCTGTGAAGGGCGCAGGCCAGTCGCTGCGCGATGCGCTGCTGGAAAAGAGTTTGTCTGCGGCCACCGCCAAAGCCGGAATGCGCGCCGCGCGCGAGGGCGGTCGCAACGACGTGGATCTCGTCGTCGCGTTCGCCAAGGCCGGTGGACTGGCTGCCGACACGACCGCGTTGACGGGCGAAGTGATTGCGGACCTCGCGGCAAAAGCTGTGGCTTCCGGCGATCCCGTTCGCGGTGAATTTGTTTTTCGCCGCGCTGACCTTGCGTGCATGACCTGTCATTCGATTGGCGGCGCGGGCGGAAAAGTCGGCCCGGACATGACGAGCATTGGCGCCAGTGCGCCTGTCGATTACCTCGTCGAATCGCTGTTGCTGCCGAGCGCCAAGATCAAGGAAGGTTACGCTCCCGTAAACATCGAGACCAAAGACGCCCAGTCGCTCACGGGCACGCTCGCGCGCGAAACGCCTGACGAAGTTGTTCTGCGCAACACCGTCAATGTCGAAGTCAGCGTGGCCAAGAAGAACATTGAGAGCCGCCAGAACGGCGCCGTCTCGCTGATGCCTAGCGGGCTGCTCGACAACCTCGCCGAACAGGACAAGCTGGACTTGATCGCGTTTCTCTCGCGTCTCGGCAAACCGGGCGAGTTCGATGCCAGCAAGGGCGGCGTGGCACGGCGTTGGCGCATTTACACCTTCACGCACACCGACCAGCAGAACGGACTGGGCAACGTCATCTGGGACGCGCCGCTCGGCGACAAGATGTGGCAACCGACGTTTGCCCTGGCGAACGGCAAGCTGACCCGGCGCGTGCTGGAAGAGGCAAGCAAGCGTGAATTCTGGATTGGCGTCCTGAATATTTATGCCGCAACTGAGTTGCAGACGGCTAAGGCTGGCCCGGTCAAACTCAATCTTGATGCCGCAGCGAGCGAGGTGTGGATCGATGGCAAACGTGTTGGTGGCGCGGGCGAATCCGTCGCCGCGTTGTCCGCTGGCACGCACCGCGTGCTCGTGCAAATCGACCCGAAGAAAATTCCCGATGCCATCCGTCTGGAATCACCAGACGCGACGTTCCTGGCGAATTAG
- a CDS encoding GNAT family N-acetyltransferase, with protein MSLELALQKAPKEIALKDGMKCKLRPLRKDDEQVFHEFFLAVPAQERMFIKHRVTERNVIQDWCQNIDLGRNLPLLALVDGKIVGDATLHQQLGGWKRHIARISVLVHPKFRGRGLAKALVSALVDIARNAGLQKLEAEFIGEQEAAIKMFALLGFSNLLRLEDYVIDMQAIKHDYVLMGLDLTTDEEYAGME; from the coding sequence ATGTCATTGGAACTCGCACTGCAAAAGGCACCAAAGGAGATTGCCCTGAAAGACGGCATGAAGTGCAAACTGCGCCCGCTCCGCAAAGACGACGAACAGGTTTTTCACGAGTTTTTTCTGGCCGTGCCCGCACAGGAACGCATGTTCATCAAGCACCGCGTGACCGAGCGCAACGTGATCCAGGACTGGTGCCAGAACATCGACCTGGGCCGCAACCTGCCCCTGCTGGCGCTGGTGGATGGAAAGATCGTTGGCGACGCCACGCTGCACCAGCAATTGGGCGGTTGGAAAAGGCACATCGCGCGCATCAGTGTGCTGGTGCACCCCAAGTTTCGCGGGCGCGGACTGGCGAAGGCGCTGGTGTCCGCACTGGTGGACATTGCCCGCAATGCCGGCCTGCAAAAACTGGAGGCGGAATTCATCGGCGAACAGGAGGCGGCCATCAAAATGTTCGCCCTGCTCGGATTCAGCAACCTGCTCCGGCTGGAGGATTACGTCATCGACATGCAGGCCATCAAGCACGACTACGTTTTGATGGGGCTTGATCTGACGACCGACGAAGAGTACGCCGGGATGGAATGA
- a CDS encoding zinc ribbon domain-containing protein: MPPDVCPNCGADVPRNAKVCPECGSDEQTGWSDEAETGHLGLPDDSFDYDEFVEKEFGSRNPVPRGLHWFWWLAGLILLAVLIVMWLKWF; this comes from the coding sequence ATGCCTCCTGATGTCTGCCCCAACTGTGGCGCGGACGTGCCGCGCAACGCCAAGGTCTGTCCCGAATGCGGCTCGGACGAACAAACCGGCTGGTCAGATGAAGCGGAGACCGGACATTTGGGCCTGCCCGATGATTCCTTCGACTACGATGAGTTTGTTGAAAAAGAATTTGGATCGCGCAACCCAGTACCGCGCGGACTCCATTGGTTCTGGTGGTTGGCGGGATTGATTCTGCTGGCCGTCCTGATCGTGATGTGGTTGAAATGGTTTTAG